From Aptenodytes patagonicus chromosome 1, bAptPat1.pri.cur, whole genome shotgun sequence, one genomic window encodes:
- the VTCN1 gene encoding V-set domain-containing T-cell activation inhibitor 1 has protein sequence MASQGQVIFWSMTTVIIILAAVIALIIGFGVSGKRSISVTALMSPGNIGQRGILGCTFEPDIWMGSIVIRWDKAGVAGLVHEFKGGKDHLQEQDASFQGRTAVFADQVIGGNASLELRDVQLSDAGTYRCSVTTARGSGAAVLQYRTGAFSTPKVHMENSSSGDMLQCEAPRWFPRPAVRWTAYSDAGEYLPHVANTSYELNAENITLKVVSFLHNITANATYTCMIENNIAKATGNIKVTDFSITRGTNLQLVNRNTESVSSSLPACHWMLLLPLYLLSI, from the exons ATGGCATCCCAAGGCCAGGTCATTTTCTGGAG caTGACTACAGTCATTATCATCCTGGCTGCGGTGATTGCCCTGATCATCGGGTTTGGTGTCTCAG GAAAACGCTCCATCAGTGTGACGGCGCTGATGTCTCCAGGGAACATCGGCCAGCGcggcatcctgggctgcacttTCGAGCCAGACATCTGGATGGGCAGCATAGTGATCCGGTGGGACAAGGCGGGAGTAGCCGGGCTGGTTCACGAGTTTAAAGGTGGGAAGGACCACCTGCAAGAGCAAGACGCATCGTTTCAGGGCCGCACGGCAGTGTTCGCAGACCAGGTGATCGGCGGCAACGCTTCCCTGGAACTGAGGGACGTGCAGCTCTCCGATGCCGGCACCTACCGGTGCTCCGTCACCACGGCCAGAGGGAGCGGAGCGGCAGTGCTGCAGTACAGGACGGGAG CCTTCAGCACCCCCAAGGTCCAcatggagaacagcagcagcGGGGACATGTTGCAGTGTGAAGCACCACGCTGGTTTCCTCGACCCGCTGTGCGCTGGACAGCCTACAGCGATGCCGGGGAGTACCTACCTCATGTTGCCAACACCAGCTATGAGCTGAATGCCGAAAACATCACTCTGAAAGTGGTTTCCTTTCTGCACAACATTACTGCTAACGCCACCTACACCTGCATGATTGAAAACAACATTGCCAAGGCTACAGGCAACATCAAAGTGACAG ATTTCAGCATTACAAGGGGGACTAACTTGCAGCTGGTGAACCGGAACACAGAGTCAGTGTCCTCCTCCCTTCCAGCCTGTCACTGGATGCTTCTGCTTCCCCTGTATCTGCTGTCGATATAA